A single Candidatus Omnitrophota bacterium DNA region contains:
- the kdsB gene encoding 3-deoxy-manno-octulosonate cytidylyltransferase → MNVVGVIPARYSSTRFEGKVLADIFGKPMIQHVWERAKQALTLDDLIIACDNELVADVAKEFGAKVVMTSKGHVCGTDRICEVINPLDVRIVVNIQADEPLINPMMIDSVAQALIDNKKISMTTIMKRIEDFSVINDPNVVKVVVDKNNFALYFSRATIPYWPQSSEVKNPVYYKHIGLYGYTKDFLFTFKNFPPSSLEKTERLEQLRVLEEGFRIKVIETKHDSIGVDTPEDLEKVKHFLKNNPV, encoded by the coding sequence ATGAATGTAGTAGGCGTGATTCCCGCAAGGTATTCTTCTACCAGATTTGAAGGCAAGGTTTTGGCTGATATTTTTGGAAAGCCGATGATACAGCACGTCTGGGAAAGAGCAAAACAGGCGCTTACCCTCGATGATTTAATTATTGCTTGTGATAATGAATTGGTTGCGGATGTTGCTAAAGAATTTGGTGCAAAGGTAGTAATGACTTCCAAGGGGCATGTTTGTGGCACGGATAGGATATGTGAAGTAATCAACCCTTTGGATGTGCGGATTGTAGTAAATATCCAGGCGGATGAACCGCTTATTAATCCTATGATGATTGATTCTGTGGCGCAGGCGCTTATAGATAATAAAAAGATTTCCATGACGACTATTATGAAGCGCATAGAGGATTTTTCTGTAATTAACGATCCAAATGTTGTTAAGGTTGTGGTGGATAAAAATAATTTTGCTTTATATTTTTCGCGCGCCACCATTCCTTATTGGCCGCAGAGCTCAGAAGTAAAAAATCCGGTTTATTATAAACATATCGGTTTGTACGGATATACTAAAGATTTTTTATTTACTTTTAAGAATTTTCCGCCCTCTAGCCTTGAGAAAACAGAACGTCTTGAGCAGTTAAGGGTTTTGGAGGAAGGTTTCCGGATAAAAGTTATTGAGACAAAGCATGACAGTATAGGGGTGGATACCCCAGAGGATTTGGAGAAAGTTAAACATTTCCTTAAGAATAATCCTGTTTAA